A window of the Calditerricola satsumensis genome harbors these coding sequences:
- a CDS encoding cobalamin biosynthesis protein: protein MSGSFADGAAWGLGLIGWLWGRGSAEALWLGVVGLGVCAPVALDLLFGDPQRGHPVAALGRLIVALERTLRRVLACAGPTPRRERAAGVLLWLVAVGTAGAAALAAEGMGYMLAGPLGAA from the coding sequence GTGAGCGGCAGCTTCGCCGACGGGGCGGCATGGGGGCTCGGTCTCATCGGCTGGCTGTGGGGGCGGGGATCGGCGGAGGCGTTGTGGCTGGGCGTGGTGGGCCTGGGCGTGTGTGCGCCGGTGGCCCTCGACCTCCTCTTCGGCGACCCGCAGCGCGGCCATCCGGTGGCCGCGTTGGGCCGCCTCATCGTCGCGCTGGAGCGCACCCTGCGCCGCGTCCTCGCGTGCGCCGGTCCCACGCCGCGGCGGGAGCGTGCAGCCGGCGTGCTGTTGTGGCTTGTGGCGGTGGGGACGGCGGGCGCGGCGGCGCTGGCGGCAGAGGGGATGGGCTATATGCTGGCTGGCCCCCTCGGCGCGGCG
- the cobU gene encoding bifunctional adenosylcobinamide kinase/adenosylcobinamide-phosphate guanylyltransferase codes for MRSSSRLVVVTGGARSGKSAFAERLAAHLAAASQSGVTYVATAEARDAEMAARIGRHRRRRPASWRTVEAPRDAIGALRAAAPHDVVLLDCVTLLVANWLAAQAEAAGVDLTGSDALPVETQQVLAERVAENAKALVTAAVRRFGWTVFVTNEVGWGVVPPTPLGRLYRDVAGQVNRRLADAAQAVYLVVAGQAVEVKALACAPHDAAARLVAGTGEGVQR; via the coding sequence TTGAGGTCCTCTTCCCGTCTGGTCGTGGTCACGGGGGGCGCGCGCAGCGGGAAAAGCGCCTTCGCTGAGCGCCTCGCCGCGCATCTGGCCGCCGCATCCCAGTCCGGCGTCACCTACGTGGCCACCGCTGAGGCGCGCGACGCGGAAATGGCCGCGCGCATCGGGCGCCATCGCCGGAGGCGCCCGGCGTCGTGGCGCACGGTCGAAGCGCCGCGCGACGCCATCGGCGCGCTCCGGGCAGCGGCGCCGCACGACGTCGTCCTCCTTGACTGCGTCACGCTCCTCGTCGCCAACTGGCTGGCGGCCCAGGCCGAAGCGGCCGGCGTCGACCTGACGGGTTCCGACGCGCTTCCCGTCGAAACCCAACAGGTGCTGGCCGAACGCGTGGCGGAGAACGCCAAGGCGTTGGTGACGGCGGCGGTGCGACGCTTCGGCTGGACGGTGTTCGTCACCAACGAGGTGGGGTGGGGCGTCGTGCCGCCCACACCCCTCGGCCGGCTCTACCGCGACGTGGCCGGCCAGGTGAACCGTCGCCTTGCCGACGCGGCCCAGGCGGTCTACCTGGTGGTGGCTGGACAGGCTGTCGAGGTGAAGGCCCTGGCCTGCGCGCCGCACGATGCCGCCGCGCGCCTGGTGGCGGGCACGGGGGAGGGCGTGCAGCGGTGA